One window from the genome of Pedobacter schmidteae encodes:
- a CDS encoding ATP-binding protein: MKIKTKLRLGFGFLFVVILFFGGISLYYMNEISIRSKVILKDNYETLNFTSKMRSILDEHPLPLSVQAGASFNEQLVLESKNVTEAGEGKAVAELRLAFTGLIDPKASAVARQEAVAKIRWQLKLIDDLNMNAIVKKNAAAQASIEKSAMYVIFAASICFLILFSFIVNFPGFVANPLKEFSDAIREISRKNYKQRLEFKGSDEFSELADSFNLMASELNRWENSNLAKIQSEKLRIETIIEQMQDAIVGLNEQQEILFLNQVAAQLLNLDPAQVVGTNAMELRKRSDLLNRILQEPVDTKPMKIYADHKESYFQLERREIRVPNYDDNTDNATVHIGKAAGQVYILKNITQFKELDEAKTNFIATVSHELKTPISSIKMSLKLMDDERVGTMNAEQKELVQHIKEDCGRLLKITTELLDLAQVETGNLQLNFVKSDPRKIAIYAMDAVRFQAEQKSIELELISRNNLPQVSVDIEKTAWVLVNFLSNALRYSAEKSKIVVQVIENGDTIEFSVKDFGKGIEQQYQKRLFEKYFQVPTDGNNKSGSGLGLAISKDFIEAENGKIWVESEIGEGSRFCFSLPLAS; encoded by the coding sequence ATGAAAATAAAAACCAAACTTCGCCTCGGATTCGGGTTCCTATTCGTGGTGATACTCTTTTTTGGAGGTATTTCATTATACTATATGAATGAGATCTCCATAAGATCGAAGGTTATTTTGAAAGATAATTATGAAACCTTGAATTTTACCAGTAAAATGCGTTCGATACTGGATGAGCATCCCTTGCCGCTGTCTGTCCAAGCGGGGGCTTCGTTCAATGAGCAGCTCGTATTGGAGAGTAAAAATGTTACCGAGGCTGGAGAGGGTAAGGCTGTCGCCGAATTAAGGCTTGCTTTTACCGGCCTTATTGATCCCAAAGCATCTGCAGTGGCAAGACAAGAGGCCGTAGCTAAAATAAGATGGCAACTAAAGCTGATTGATGACCTGAACATGAATGCCATTGTAAAGAAAAATGCGGCTGCGCAGGCTTCTATAGAAAAATCGGCCATGTACGTGATTTTTGCCGCTTCCATTTGTTTTCTCATCCTATTCTCTTTCATTGTGAATTTTCCAGGTTTTGTAGCCAATCCATTAAAAGAATTTTCGGATGCTATCAGAGAAATCAGCAGAAAAAACTATAAGCAGCGTTTGGAATTTAAAGGTTCGGACGAGTTTTCTGAACTTGCTGATTCCTTTAATTTAATGGCTTCGGAGTTGAACAGGTGGGAAAACAGCAACCTGGCAAAAATACAGTCGGAAAAGTTAAGAATTGAAACGATTATTGAACAGATGCAGGATGCCATTGTGGGGCTTAATGAACAACAGGAAATTCTCTTTTTGAACCAGGTAGCTGCTCAGTTGCTAAATCTGGATCCGGCGCAGGTGGTAGGAACTAATGCGATGGAACTCAGAAAAAGAAGCGACCTGCTGAACAGGATTTTGCAGGAACCAGTTGATACGAAGCCAATGAAAATCTATGCTGATCATAAAGAATCTTATTTTCAGCTGGAACGTAGGGAGATCAGGGTACCTAATTACGACGACAATACTGATAATGCAACCGTTCATATTGGCAAGGCAGCCGGGCAAGTATATATCCTTAAAAACATTACGCAATTTAAAGAGTTGGATGAAGCCAAAACCAATTTTATTGCTACGGTTTCCCATGAATTGAAAACACCGATATCATCCATTAAAATGAGTTTAAAACTGATGGATGATGAAAGGGTGGGGACAATGAATGCCGAACAAAAGGAATTGGTACAACATATTAAGGAGGATTGTGGCCGTTTATTAAAGATCACTACAGAACTGTTAGACCTGGCACAGGTGGAGACAGGAAACCTGCAGTTGAACTTTGTCAAGTCAGATCCACGGAAGATCGCCATTTATGCCATGGATGCCGTACGGTTTCAGGCCGAACAAAAATCAATTGAGCTGGAACTAATTTCGAGAAATAACCTTCCGCAGGTGAGTGTGGATATTGAAAAAACTGCCTGGGTATTGGTTAACTTTCTGTCCAATGCTTTGCGATATAGTGCAGAGAAGTCAAAAATTGTGGTTCAGGTAATTGAAAATGGAGATACTATTGAATTTTCTGTAAAAGATTTTGGTAAAGGAATTGAACAGCAATATCAGAAAAGGCTGTTTGAAAAATATTTTCAGGTACCTACAGATGGGAACAATAAATCTGGATCAGGTCTGGGACTGGCCATTTCTAAAGACTTCATAGAAGCAGAAAATGGTAAAATATGGGTAGAAAGTGAGATTGGAGAAGGAAGCCGCTTTTGTTTTTCGTTACCACTAGCTAGCTAA
- the metE gene encoding 5-methyltetrahydropteroyltriglutamate--homocysteine S-methyltransferase produces the protein MLTNNLGYPRIGSKRELKKACEQYWSGKASIHHLVQMGSNIRRQNWQMQKEAGIDLIPSNDFSFYDQVLDLSLTVGAIPARYHEVILNKGNSELDLYFAMARGYQKDGLDITAMEMTKWFDTNYHYIVPEFLKDQQFKLFSTKLLDEYNEAVRLGIKTKPVIIGPVSYLLLGKEKESGFDRVDLIKNLLPVYIELLEKLEEQHVEWVQFDEPFLALDLTEKDKAAFKYVYGEIKKRFPKLKTLLATYFGALNDNTELVISLPVQALHIDLVRGTEQLTEVLKSIPAHVILSLGLVDGRNVWKNDFDTSLAAIETAVVQLGANRLMIAPSCSLIHSPCDLELETNEAVLSEEIKQWLSFARQKIEEVITLKQLANKEMHALPKLKENQQANQKRRTSLLIHNTAVKQRVGAISAKEDQRLSTFSVRQPLQQEALRLPLFPTTTIGSFPQTTEVRSWRARYKKGDLNVTEYDALIEKETTETIRFQEDAGIDVLVHGEFERNDMVEYFGEQLAGFTFTKNGWVQSYGSRCVKPPIIYGDVYRPAAMTVRWSAYAQSLTEKWVKGMLTGPVTILQWSFVRNDQPRSETCTQIALAIRDEVVDLEKAGIKIIQIDEPAIREGLPLRKVDWQDYLEWAVRAFRISASGVKDDTQIHTHMCYSEFNDIIHHIADMDADVITIECSRSQMELLDAFADFKYPNEIGPGVYDIHSPRVPAKEEMVFLLEKARKVIPAAQLWVNPDCGLKTRHWDETKKALTEMVAAAKVLRESVEEAVTL, from the coding sequence ATGCTAACAAACAATCTGGGCTACCCGCGAATTGGTAGTAAAAGAGAACTCAAAAAAGCCTGCGAGCAATATTGGTCAGGCAAGGCTTCCATTCACCATCTGGTACAAATGGGCAGCAATATCCGTCGTCAAAACTGGCAGATGCAAAAAGAGGCAGGAATAGACCTTATTCCCTCCAATGATTTTTCGTTTTATGATCAGGTCCTGGATCTGTCGCTTACCGTTGGGGCTATTCCTGCACGTTATCACGAAGTGATACTAAACAAAGGAAATTCTGAACTTGACCTTTATTTTGCGATGGCCAGAGGTTATCAAAAAGATGGACTGGATATCACGGCAATGGAAATGACCAAATGGTTTGACACCAACTATCATTATATCGTCCCCGAATTTTTAAAAGATCAGCAGTTTAAATTATTTTCAACAAAATTGTTGGACGAGTATAACGAAGCCGTGAGGTTGGGCATTAAAACCAAACCAGTTATTATAGGTCCAGTTTCTTACCTGTTATTGGGTAAAGAAAAAGAGTCTGGATTTGATCGGGTAGATCTGATTAAGAATCTTTTACCGGTTTATATCGAATTGTTAGAAAAATTGGAAGAACAACATGTGGAATGGGTGCAATTTGATGAACCTTTTCTGGCATTGGACCTTACCGAAAAAGATAAAGCGGCTTTTAAATATGTATATGGCGAGATTAAGAAGCGGTTTCCAAAATTAAAAACCCTATTGGCCACCTACTTTGGAGCTTTAAATGACAATACCGAACTAGTTATCTCATTACCCGTACAAGCCTTACATATTGATCTGGTACGAGGTACCGAACAGCTTACTGAAGTTTTAAAATCCATTCCAGCTCATGTCATTTTATCGTTAGGTTTGGTGGATGGCCGAAACGTATGGAAAAATGACTTTGACACCTCCTTAGCCGCAATTGAAACTGCGGTTGTTCAGTTAGGAGCCAACAGGCTAATGATCGCTCCTTCATGCTCGTTGATACATTCGCCCTGCGACCTGGAACTGGAAACAAATGAAGCTGTTTTGAGTGAAGAAATAAAACAATGGTTGTCCTTTGCCAGGCAAAAAATAGAGGAGGTCATAACTTTAAAGCAATTGGCAAACAAAGAAATGCATGCCCTGCCAAAATTAAAAGAAAACCAACAGGCTAATCAGAAAAGACGCACGTCGCTGCTGATTCATAACACTGCGGTAAAGCAGCGTGTAGGTGCTATTTCGGCTAAAGAGGACCAACGCTTAAGTACGTTTTCTGTCCGTCAACCCTTGCAGCAAGAGGCTTTGAGGCTTCCCTTATTTCCAACTACTACCATTGGCTCTTTTCCACAAACGACTGAAGTGCGCAGTTGGCGGGCCAGATATAAAAAAGGTGATTTAAATGTGACCGAGTATGATGCGCTGATAGAAAAGGAAACGACCGAAACGATCCGTTTTCAGGAAGATGCCGGCATAGATGTGTTGGTGCATGGGGAGTTTGAACGGAATGACATGGTAGAATATTTTGGCGAACAGTTGGCTGGTTTTACCTTCACAAAAAACGGTTGGGTACAAAGTTATGGTAGCCGATGTGTAAAACCACCTATCATATATGGTGATGTCTATCGTCCCGCAGCCATGACCGTAAGATGGTCGGCCTATGCACAGTCGCTTACCGAAAAATGGGTTAAAGGGATGTTGACTGGTCCTGTAACCATATTGCAATGGTCTTTTGTACGAAATGATCAACCACGTTCAGAAACTTGTACCCAGATTGCCCTGGCCATTAGAGATGAGGTGGTCGATCTGGAAAAGGCAGGCATTAAAATCATTCAGATTGATGAGCCTGCCATCAGGGAAGGACTTCCTTTGCGTAAAGTCGATTGGCAAGATTACCTGGAATGGGCAGTTCGTGCTTTTCGGATCTCGGCTAGTGGGGTAAAAGACGACACCCAGATTCATACGCACATGTGTTATTCCGAGTTTAATGATATTATTCATCACATAGCCGATATGGATGCCGATGTGATTACCATTGAGTGTTCGCGCTCACAGATGGAATTGTTGGACGCATTTGCTGATTTTAAATATCCTAATGAAATCGGGCCTGGGGTATATGACATTCATTCACCGCGTGTTCCGGCCAAAGAGGAAATGGTTTTTCTGCTTGAAAAGGCCAGAAAAGTAATTCCTGCAGCGCAACTTTGGGTAAATCCTGACTGTGGTTTGAAGACCAGACATTGGGACGAAACAAAAAAAGCACTAACAGAAATGGTAGCTGCTGCAAAAGTACTGCGGGAATCTGTGGAAGAAGCTGTAACTTTGTAA
- a CDS encoding beta-ketoacyl-ACP synthase III: MRIRKNAVITAIGGYVPNTVLSNHDLEKMVDTNNEWIVARTGIKERRIVNDPDIATSDMATYALKKLMQDGDVDPDEIDCVIVSTSTPDYVMVSTGSMVCEKAGLKNAWGIDTNAACSGFLYALTLGASMIESGRCKKVVVIGADKNSAIVNYTDRNTCILFGDGAGAVLLEQTEEPVGLMDSFFRTDGSGKENLIVTAGGSKYPASQATLDEKLHYVRQDGRVVFKAAIQGMTDTCNEVLRSNDLVSSQIDYLIPHQANLRIIQSVGDYLGLSAEQVKINIDRYGNTTAATIPLCLWDFKDDFKYGDKMILTAFGAGFSWGATYLKWGRLRQPKKD; the protein is encoded by the coding sequence ATGAGAATAAGGAAAAATGCGGTGATTACCGCAATTGGAGGTTATGTTCCAAATACGGTTTTAAGTAACCACGACCTCGAAAAAATGGTGGATACCAATAACGAATGGATAGTTGCAAGGACGGGAATAAAGGAGAGAAGGATTGTAAACGACCCGGATATTGCTACTTCAGATATGGCCACATATGCACTGAAAAAACTGATGCAGGATGGTGATGTTGACCCGGATGAAATTGATTGTGTAATCGTATCAACTTCTACACCAGATTATGTAATGGTGAGTACCGGAAGTATGGTATGTGAAAAAGCAGGCTTGAAAAATGCCTGGGGTATTGATACCAATGCAGCATGCAGCGGATTTTTGTACGCCTTAACACTGGGGGCCAGTATGATTGAGAGTGGACGATGTAAAAAGGTAGTTGTTATTGGTGCCGATAAAAATAGTGCCATTGTGAACTATACCGACCGCAATACTTGTATCCTTTTTGGTGATGGGGCCGGAGCAGTTTTATTGGAGCAGACAGAAGAGCCTGTAGGCTTAATGGACAGTTTTTTTAGAACAGATGGTTCGGGTAAAGAGAACCTTATCGTGACTGCAGGGGGCTCTAAATATCCTGCGTCGCAGGCCACACTGGATGAAAAATTACATTATGTACGTCAGGATGGCCGCGTAGTATTTAAAGCAGCTATTCAGGGAATGACAGATACCTGTAATGAAGTTTTAAGATCGAATGATCTGGTTAGCTCGCAGATTGACTATCTGATTCCACATCAGGCAAATTTAAGGATTATCCAGTCGGTAGGCGACTATCTTGGATTGTCTGCTGAACAAGTGAAGATCAATATCGATCGTTATGGGAATACCACCGCGGCTACTATTCCATTGTGCTTATGGGATTTTAAAGATGATTTTAAGTATGGCGATAAAATGATATTAACCGCTTTTGGCGCAGGCTTCTCCTGGGGGGCTACCTACCTGAAGTGGGGGCGACTGCGTCAGCCTAAAAAAGATTAA
- a CDS encoding acyl-CoA thioesterase: MTLEEKIEASETRIFKAVFPNTTNHYDTLFGGTAMHMMDEVAFIAATRFSRQIMVTVSSDRIDFNKPIPAGTIVELIGRVSHVGNTSLKVKVEIYIEQMYSDEREKAVTGEFSFVAIDENKKPTSILK, from the coding sequence ATGACATTAGAAGAAAAAATTGAAGCCTCGGAAACGCGCATTTTTAAAGCTGTATTTCCGAATACGACAAACCACTACGATACTTTATTTGGTGGTACTGCCATGCATATGATGGATGAAGTAGCATTTATTGCAGCTACCCGTTTTAGCAGACAGATTATGGTTACTGTAAGCAGTGACCGGATTGATTTTAATAAACCTATTCCCGCAGGTACGATAGTAGAATTGATTGGAAGAGTAAGCCATGTTGGAAATACCAGCTTGAAGGTTAAAGTAGAGATTTATATCGAACAGATGTATTCCGACGAAAGAGAAAAGGCTGTAACCGGCGAGTTTTCTTTTGTAGCTATTGATGAAAACAAAAAACCTACTTCTATTTTGAAATAA
- a CDS encoding alpha/beta hydrolase — protein sequence MRKITSKNIVFVTGAFVTNTCWDEWRSYFEKEGYTTHAPAWPFKNGTAAELRSRQPDDTDLATLTLTELIDYYADIVSSFPEKPIVIGHSLGGLITQVIVNRDLAAAGVAIHSVPTLGVFPYEFSFLKAAWKSLGLFTTLKKTYLMSFKDWQYAFVNEMSLDEQNTAYKLFTIPESKTVVRGGLTSAAKIDYKKEHAPLLFTSGNIDNIIPAHLNYRNYKKYVKNNSILDYKEFPGRNHFVLGQQGWKADAAYILKWINTN from the coding sequence ATGAGAAAAATTACGTCTAAAAACATTGTTTTTGTGACCGGGGCATTTGTAACCAACACCTGTTGGGACGAATGGAGATCCTATTTTGAAAAGGAAGGATACACCACCCATGCTCCGGCATGGCCTTTTAAGAATGGTACGGCAGCCGAATTGCGCAGCAGACAGCCAGATGATACTGATCTTGCAACATTGACACTTACGGAGTTGATTGACTATTATGCAGATATCGTTTCGTCCTTTCCCGAAAAACCGATCGTTATCGGGCATTCTTTAGGGGGACTAATTACACAGGTGATTGTGAACAGAGATCTTGCTGCAGCGGGTGTCGCGATACACTCTGTGCCTACATTGGGGGTGTTCCCTTATGAATTTTCATTTCTAAAGGCAGCATGGAAGTCCCTGGGTTTGTTTACTACCTTAAAAAAGACTTATCTGATGTCTTTTAAAGATTGGCAGTATGCCTTTGTAAATGAAATGTCACTAGATGAACAGAATACTGCTTATAAATTGTTTACCATTCCTGAATCTAAAACTGTAGTTCGTGGGGGACTAACCAGTGCAGCAAAGATAGATTATAAAAAAGAACATGCTCCGTTGCTCTTTACTTCAGGGAATATTGACAACATTATACCGGCACATTTAAATTACCGTAACTATAAGAAATATGTCAAAAATAATTCCATACTGGACTACAAGGAATTTCCAGGGCGAAATCATTTCGTTTTGGGTCAGCAGGGCTGGAAGGCAGATGCAGCTTATATTCTGAAATGGATAAATACAAACTGA